The Gymnogyps californianus isolate 813 chromosome 5, ASM1813914v2, whole genome shotgun sequence genome contains a region encoding:
- the LRRC4C gene encoding leucine-rich repeat-containing protein 4C, with the protein MLNKMTLHPQQIMIGPRFNRALFDPLLVVLLALQLLVVAGLVRAQTCPSVCSCSNQFSKVICVRKNLRDVPDGISTNTRLLNLHENQIQIIKVNSFKHLRHLEILQLSRNHIRTIEIGAFNGLANLNTLELFDNRLTTIPNGAFVYLSKLKELWLRNNPIESIPSYAFNRIPSLRRLDLGELKRLSYISEGAFEGLSNLRYLNLAMCNLREIPNLTPLVKLDELDLSGNHLTAIRPGSFQGLMHLQKLWMIQSQIQVIERNAFDNLQSLVEINLAHNNLTLLPHDLFTPLRLERIHLHHNPWNCNCDILWLSWWIKDKAPSNTACCARCHTPPSLKGRYIGELDLNYFTCYAPVIVEPPADLNVTEGMAAEMKCRASTSLTSVSWITPNGSVMTHGAYRVRIAVLSDGTLNFTKVTVQDTGLYTCMVSNSVGNTTASATLNVTALDNPGYTYFSTVTVETVEPSQDEAQTTEQVGPTPVTNWETTNMTTSLTPQSTRSTEKTFTIPVTDANNGIPGIDEVMKTTKIIIGCFVAITLMAAVMLVIFYKMRKQHHRQNHHAPTRTVEIINVDDELTGDTPIESHLPMPAIEHEHLNHYNSYKSPFNHTTTVNTINSIHSSVHEPLLIRMNSKDNVQETQI; encoded by the coding sequence ATGTTGAACAAGATGACCTTACATCCACAGCAGATAATGATAGGTCCTAGGTTTAACAGGGCCCTATTTGACCCCCTGCTTGTGGTGCTGTTGGCTCTTCAGCTTCTTGTGGTGGCTGGCCTAGTGAGGGCTCAAACTTGCCCTTCTGTCTGCTCCTGCAGCAACCAGTTCAGTAAAGTGATTTGTGTACGGAAAAATCTGAGAGACGTGCCAGACGGCATCTCCACCAACACCCGTTTACTCAATCTCCATGAGAACCAGATCCAAATCATTAAAGTTAATAGCTTCAAGCATCTGAGGCACCTAGAAatcctgcagctcagcaggaaTCACATCAGAACAATTGAAATAGGGGCTTTCAATGGTCTGGCCAATCTCAACACTTTGGAACTCTTCGACAATCGTCTGACCACTATCCCAAATGGGGCTTTTGTATACCTGTCAAAACTGAAGGAACTGTGGCTGAGAAACAACCCCATTGAGAGCATCCCTTCTTATGCTTTTAACAGAATCCCTTCTCTCCGGAGGTTGGATTTGGGGGAACTGAAAAGGCTTTCATACATCTCAGAAGGTGCCTTTGAAGGTCTGTCCAACTTGAGGTATTTGAACCTTGCCATGTGCAATCTTCGAGAGATTCCTAACCTCACTCCACTTGTAAAACTGGATGAGTTAGATCTTTCTGGGAATCACCTGACTGCCATCCGGCCAGGTTCTTTCCAAGGGTTAATGCATCTTCAGAAATTGTGGATGATACAGTCCCAGATTCAAGTGATAGAAAGGAATGCTTTTGATAACCTTCAGTCACTTGTAGAGATCAATCTGGCACACAACAATCTAACACTACTGCCTCATGACCTGTTCACACCACTCCGCCTAGAAAGGATCCACTTGCATCACAATCCTTGGAACTGCAACTGTGATATCCTTTGGCTCAGCTGGTGGATTAAAGACAAGGCACCCTCCAATACTGCATGCTGTGCCCGTTGCCACACACCTCCCAGTTTAAAAGGAAGGTACATTGGTGAGCTGGACCTGAATTACTTCACGTGTTATGCTCCAGTCATAGTGGAGCCACCAGCAGACCTCAATGTCACAGAAGGCATGGCTGCAGAGATGAAATGCCGGGCATCAACCTCCCTGACCTCTGTATCTTGGATTACTCCAAATGGATCTGTTATGACGCATGGGGCATACAGAGTTCGGATTGCTGTGCTCAGTGATGGCACATTAAATTTTACAAAGGTAACTGTGCAAGACACGGGTTTGTATACATGCATGGTGAGTAACTCTGTTGGGAATACCACAGCTTCTGCCACACTGAATGTGACTGCCCTGGATAACCCTGGTTACACGTACTTTTCTACCGTCACAGTAGAGACTGTGGAACCTTCTCAGGATGAGGCACAGACCACAGAGCAGGTTGGGCCCACACCAGTTACCAACTGGGAGACCACTAACATGACAACCTCACTCACTCCACAGAGCACAAGATCAACAGAAAAAACGTTCACCATTCCTGTGACGGACGCAAACAACGGGATCCCGGGAATAGATGAGGTTATGAAGACTACTAAAATCATAATTGGTTGTTTTGTGGCTATCACTCTCATGGCTGCTGTGATGCTGGTAATTTTCTACAAAATGAGGAAACAGCATCACCGGCAGAACCATCATGCTCCAACACGGACTGTAGAGATCATTAATGTGGATGATGAGCTTACAGGTGACACACCCATAGAGAGTCATTTGCCCATGCCAGCAATAGAGCATGAGCACCTAAATCACTATAACTCTTATAAGTCTCCTTTCAACCACACAACAACAGTTAACACAATAAATTCAATACACAGTTCAGTGCATGAACCGTTATTGATCCGAATGAACTCAAAAGACAATGTACAAGAGACTCAAATCTAA